GGACTACGCCGGCTCCCTCTCGGGCGGCCAGCGCAAGCTCCTCGAGATGGCGCGCGCGCTCATGACCGACCCGAAGATCATCATGCTCGACGAGCCGATGGCCGGCGTGAACCCCGCCCTCGTGCAGTCCCTGCTCGGGCACGTCCAGGCGCTGCGCGACGAGGGCATGACCGTGCTCTTCGTCGAGCACGACATGCACGCCGTCCGACACATCTCCGACTGGGTCGTCGTCATGGCCGAGGGCCGGATCGTCGCCGAGGGACCGCCCGGCACCGTCATGAAGGACCAGGCCGTGGTCGACGCCTACCTCGGCGCCCACCACGACACCGACCTCGGGGACGACTCGCTCCTCGACCCCGAGGTGCTCGCCCGGCTCGAGGCCGAGGAGGAGAAGCGATGACCGACACCGCCACCGTCGAGAAGACGGCGTCGTCCACCCCGCGCAAGGACCTGCTCCTGCACGCGGACAACCTCGTCGCCGGCTACCTGCCCGGCGTGAACATCCTCAACGGGTGCTCGCTCGAGGTCGCCAAGGGCGAGCTCGTCGGCATCATCGGCCCCAACGGCGCCGGCAAGTCGACGCTCCTCAAGGCCCTGTTCGGCCTCGTCAAGGTGCACGCCGGCACGGTCACGCTCGAGGGCCGGGACATCACCAACATGAAGGCCAACCAGCTCGTCGCCCGCGGCGTCGGGTTCGTGCCCCAGACGAACAACGTGTTCCCCTCGCTCACCGTCGAGGAGAACATGCGCATGGGGACGTTCCTGCGGCCCAAGGTGTTCGAGGACCGCTGGAAGTTCATCGGGGACCTGTTCCCCGTGCTCCACGACCGCCGCAACCAGCGCGCCGGCGCCATGTCCGGCGGCGAGCGGCAGATGGTCGCCATGGCCCGCGCCCTCATGATGAACCCGTCCGTGCTGCTCCTCGACGAGCCGTCCGCCGGGCTCTCCCCCGTCCGCCAGGACGAGACGTTCCTGCGGACCCGCATGATCAACAAGGCCGGCGTCTCGGTCATCATGGTCGAGCAGAACGCCCGCCGCTGCCTGCAGATCTGCGACCGCGGCTACGTCCTCGACCAGGGCAAGGACGCGTACACCGGCACGGGGCGCGAGCTCCAGTCCGACCCCAAGGTCATCTCGCTCTACCTCGGCACCCTCGCCGAGGACGTCGAGCAGGCCGATCGCGACGCCTCGCCCACCGAGGCCTGACGAGTCAGCGCAGGTCCGCGCGAGTCAGCGCAGCCCGACGGCCGGCACTCCCCCCGAGTGCCGGCCGTCGACGTGTAAGGCCCCGTGGCCCCCGCGAGTCAGCGCACCGCCGCGCGACTCAGCGCAGTCCAGCGCGACCCAGCGCAGGCCCGCGCGAGTCAGCACAGTCCAGCGCGAGTCAGCGCACCGCTGCGCGACCCAGCGCAGGCCCGCGCGAGTCAGCACAGTCCAGCGCGAGTCAGCGCACCGCTGCGCGAGTCAGCGCAGGATTCTGCGACTCGGGGCATCGAGCAGGGTCAGCGAGTGCCGATCGCAGCCAGGGCGGCCGGCCGCCCGAGGGCGGCACGCCGGGAGCGGGAGCACGCACCGTACGCCTCGCGCAGGGTGAGGCCGAGCGCTGACGGGTCGGCAAGGTCGGGCCAGCCGACCCGCACGATCTCGAACCCCGCGTCGACGAGGGCGGCCTGCCGACGCTCCTGACGACGGCGCACGACGTCCGGGAGGCCGAAGCGGCCGTCGTACTTCACCGCACCGTCGAACTCGACGCCGAGCCCGACGTCGGGCCAGCCGAGATCGAGGTACCAGGTGCCCGACGACGTCACGACGGGGAGCTGGCACGCGGGACGCGGCAGGCCGTCGTCGACGGCGACGAGGCGCACGACCGTCTCGCCCGGGGACCCGGACCGCGGGTCGCACAGGTCGAGCAGCCGCCGCGCCTGGAGCATGCCGCGCTTGCCCGCGGACGCCGACATGATGCGCGACACCTCGGCCGGTTCGGCACCGAGCCGGAACAGGGAGTCGGCGACGACGAGCGCCCCGGCGGGCTGCAGGGTGCGCAGGCAGTCGACCAGCGTCCGCTCGGGGGACGTCACGGGGACGCCGTGGACGGTCGTGCGCTCCTGGGGCCGCAACGTGGTGACGTGTCGCCGCACGAGCGGCTCGCGGGAGCGGGCGACGTGCGGGTTGAACGTGTGGGTGACGTCGACCAGGCACGGCGTGCCGTACGTCCAGGCCCCGAGGAGCCGCGCGGCGGTCGCGTGGCTGAACCACAGCCGGCTCCGGGACGCGGCGAGGACGCCGCGCGCCTCGGCGAGGAGGGTGTCGTCGTGACCCGGTTCGCCGTCGGCCGCGGAGGGCAGGAGGACGCCCGGCCGCACCTCTCGCAGGTTCCCCGTCGAGAGCCGCTCGGCGACGTGGCGCGGGTCGGCGCGGGCCGTGTCCACGGGGACCGGCAGGGACGGCGGACGCAGCTCGGCGGTGTGCATCCCTGCGAGCGGGGAGCCCGGCTCCCGCAGGTCGGCGAGGATCGTGCTGATCCGACGGATCGCGGGGGCGTGCAGTGCTTCAGCCATGTCCCGAGCGTGCCGCCGACGTCAGGCTCCCGGGACGACCGTCGTCGTGCACTGGTGATGCACAGCACCTGTGGACAGCCGCGGACCGGCACCGCGCCGTCGGACCGACCGGATCTCCGCTGGTGGCGGATTCGCCACGGGTTGCGCTGAGTCGCGGCTCCGAACGCTGACTCGCGGGAGTTCGCGCTGAGTGAAGAAAGTTCGCGCTGACTCACGAACGCCCGCGCTGACTCGCCGTGAGCTGCGCTGACTCGCGGACCGGGGACCCGCGCCGTGAGACGCCGGCGGCCCGGCCACCACAGGGGTGACCGGGCCGCCGTCAGGACGAACCGAGACGATCAGGCGATCACTCGGTCGTGCCCTCGATCTGCTTCGAGTAGGTGTACGTGTTGTCGCCGCCGTACTCGTAGATGCCGATGTACGCCGAGGACGGGTCGTTCTGCTCGTTCAGCGGGCCGATGCCGGACGGGCCGACGTAGGTGATGTCCTCGCCCGCCTCGATGGCCGCGACGCCGTCCGCGAAGGACGTGACCTCGGTGCCGCCGTTCGCGCCGGAGACCGCCGCGATGTTCTCCGAGATCGTGGTGCCGTCGGTGGCGCCGCCCTTCACCGCGGCGAGCGCGGCGAGCATGGTGGCGTCGTACGACTCCGCGGAGTACGAGTAGTCGGACAGCTCGCCGTTCTCGTTCTCGGAGTACCAGCCGTTCAGCAGCTCCTTGAACGAGTCGTCCGCCTGGGCGCCCGGCAGGGTGCCCTGGACACCCTCGAGGGTGCCCGGGTCGAACTGGTCGCCGTAGTTGGACAGGTTGCCGTCGCAGAAGTACGTGGTGCCGTCGAAGTCCCAGCCCTGCGCGACGAGCTCGTTGACGATCGCGACCGTCTCCTCGAACGCGATGATGACGATCGCGTCCGGCTCGGCGGCCAGCGCCGCGGTGACCTGCGAACCGAAGTTCGTCTCACCCGGGGGGAACTCCTGGCCGCCACCGTTGGCGCCGTACACGACCTCGCCGCCGCCGGCCTCGATGGCCGCTGCCGTGTGGTCGCGCAGGCCGGTGCCGTAGGCCTCGTTCTGCACGATCATCGCGACCTTGGTGTGGCCGCCGTCGAGGACGAGCGAGCCGAGGGCCGCGCCCTGGACGGTGTCCGGCGGGGCGGTGCGGGCGAAGAACGGACCGTAGCCCGACAGGTCTGCCGCGGTGTTCGCGGGCGAGATCTGCATGACCCCGGCCTCGGCGAACGTGTCGACGACGGCGAGCGAGACGCCCGACGAAGCCGCGCCGATGACGGCGGAGACGCCCTTGCCGATGAGGTCGGTCGCGGTCGAGCTCGCCACCGAGGTGTCGGTGGTGTCGCCGGAGTCGCCCCACTCGATGGAGACGTCGTTGCCGAGCACACCCCCGGCCTCGTTGATGTCCGAGACGGCGAGGCCGACACCGGCGATCTCGGGCGGGCCGAGGAACGCCAGGGTGCCGGTCACCGGGAGGATCGTGCCGATGGTCAGCGGCTCCGCGTCGCCACCCTCGGCGGCGCCGGTGGCCTCCGTGGTCGTTTCCTCGGCGGGGTCGTCGGAGGCGCAGGCGGTGAGGCCCAGGCCGAGGACCGCGGCGAGGGCGATGCCCTTCGCGGCCGTCATGCGTCGAATCATGTGTTTCCCCTTCGGGGTCGTGACCTGCACGGCACTCAATGCCGCATGTAGTGGCGCTGAACGTAGCCCGGTTGTGTGACGTGGATGTGACGCAGCGGCCTCCTGGCCCAGATCGTGACGAACCTGTTATCCACGTCACACGTCGTTCACGTCACTCTCGCCGGATCTGTCAGGAGCGAGCGGCATCGTCACCTCCTGGCGGGTGGCCGGGTGCGAGGAGCGCGAGCGCCGATCCTCCGGACCGCACGGTCCCGGCCACCGGGGGTCACCCCGCGGGGTTGCGGACGCGCCACGCCCGACGGGCGGGCACCCCGCCGGGCGACCCCGACGTCGTCGAGGCTCCCGCGCGACCGCGGCCCGCGAGGCGGCGCAGAGCCCCGCACCCGCAGCCCTCGCGCCCGCGTCCCGGCGGCGCGCTCGTGGCTCGGGTCCCGTCGTCCGGCCCGCGCCGTGCGGTGCTCGCCGCCGTCCGTCGTCGGACCGGCCGGGCCACGTCGGCCGACCCGGCGGCTCCGGTGCACCGCGCGTGGCGCACCCCCCTGACCAGGCGTTCCAGCGGTTCCGCCGCCGCGAACGCCCGCGCGGGCAGGGCCCCACCCGGGCCTACGGGTCCGGTGGGAGTCGCTTCCGCGCGATCGTCGCGGGCCACGCATCTCGCCGGGCCGGGAGGTGACGAGCCCCCGCCGGCACGCGGCCGGACGGCGTCGCGGCCGGGACGTCGCCCCCGATCGGGGCTCCGGAGGGTGGCGTGACCCGCGCTCCCGCGGGCGACCAGCGCCGCACCACCCACCGCGCGCCGGCCTCCGCCTGTCGACGCGCCCGGACGATCGGGCACCGCCGTCCCGAGGCCACGTCGCACGCGGGACGGCGTCGCCCGTGACGACGCCGTCCCGTCCCGCCACGGCTCCCCGCGGAGGGCCAAGGAGATCCACGACACCACCGGCGACGGGTGATACCCGGCTTTTCGTCCCGACATTCGGCCGTCC
This Isoptericola jiangsuensis DNA region includes the following protein-coding sequences:
- a CDS encoding ABC transporter substrate-binding protein, which encodes MIRRMTAAKGIALAAVLGLGLTACASDDPAEETTTEATGAAEGGDAEPLTIGTILPVTGTLAFLGPPEIAGVGLAVSDINEAGGVLGNDVSIEWGDSGDTTDTSVASSTATDLIGKGVSAVIGAASSGVSLAVVDTFAEAGVMQISPANTAADLSGYGPFFARTAPPDTVQGAALGSLVLDGGHTKVAMIVQNEAYGTGLRDHTAAAIEAGGGEVVYGANGGGQEFPPGETNFGSQVTAALAAEPDAIVIIAFEETVAIVNELVAQGWDFDGTTYFCDGNLSNYGDQFDPGTLEGVQGTLPGAQADDSFKELLNGWYSENENGELSDYSYSAESYDATMLAALAAVKGGATDGTTISENIAAVSGANGGTEVTSFADGVAAIEAGEDITYVGPSGIGPLNEQNDPSSAYIGIYEYGGDNTYTYSKQIEGTTE
- a CDS encoding ABC transporter ATP-binding protein, translating into MTDTATVEKTASSTPRKDLLLHADNLVAGYLPGVNILNGCSLEVAKGELVGIIGPNGAGKSTLLKALFGLVKVHAGTVTLEGRDITNMKANQLVARGVGFVPQTNNVFPSLTVEENMRMGTFLRPKVFEDRWKFIGDLFPVLHDRRNQRAGAMSGGERQMVAMARALMMNPSVLLLDEPSAGLSPVRQDETFLRTRMINKAGVSVIMVEQNARRCLQICDRGYVLDQGKDAYTGTGRELQSDPKVISLYLGTLAEDVEQADRDASPTEA